The Aspergillus chevalieri M1 DNA, chromosome 5, nearly complete sequence genome includes a region encoding these proteins:
- the CTK1 gene encoding putative protein kinase (COG:D;~EggNog:ENOG410PGKY;~InterPro:IPR017441,IPR008271,IPR000719,IPR011009;~PFAM:PF07714,PF00069;~TransMembrane:1 (o1016-1035i);~go_function: GO:0004672 - protein kinase activity [Evidence IEA];~go_function: GO:0005524 - ATP binding [Evidence IEA];~go_process: GO:0006468 - protein phosphorylation [Evidence IEA]), whose protein sequence is MAGSRRSPVLRDEWSAANNASDHDRQRPRHSRPYNRDRGRDKHRDRDRPPRPKYGGSNRPLRSPPPSRAFGRPGREGPHKPRDLPIDTPRARSPGPSESGRNIGFRRFSQSSTDHLDYRPWEAEKEPRRDDSPSAPPPSKRKRTRSPSPGRPPHRPPHPPRHPRQHRKHGQGFDRGSFPPKRGRFPGRGRGGRGPPRRGKDRRRNDFGRVGSPARDSLSPGRGRDSFSPPPRRWSRSPHPEDDFERDFRHRSVSRHSARSVNSKVSTLSHRDSRGDLEMNSTRPMRSNFDSARSPSPSRSGIDADDASVSGDGDAPRSRTFKPLVGTRHFETSPQYTTSNSPRPTSPYSSGRGSWGGQPPYNGQQGRSPPSQQNSYPPPPTGPRNQQISYSRPPSQSPYHGGHSGYRGGYQNQGRRFSGSNGGPSPRGRGQFDDLQWAPTHPRNWNGPHSPHTASGQPSQSPPPPPPPDDRNSPRFKEGGHPFQPVSRDHPLETEGPKPTPEQNDTQRMPPPGPHPTNAPTGPSKGGKISFAFKAKPTPAPVPKPVPDLAQRMQPREPPRIAEPPPPRRMMSGPPPRFKPDPRFDRRGGRDRDRDRDRDRDRGRHDRRDFRESRGGFREPRGGRRGDDRRFDRFDRRRGDKRPDFRPGRRRTRSPDRDRGWGPEPEPGFEREPEPEPEPEPEPEPEPRKQVKIMTRPKPRPTLPEEFAQSDSVYYRKPGNESVIGAGTYGKVFKAIHIYTQQKVALKKIRMEGEKDGFPVTAVREIKLLQHLRSHNVVSLLEVMVERNECFMVFEYLAHDLTGLINHPTFTLTAAHKKDLAKQMFEGLNYLHHRGVLHRDIKAANILISNTGLLKYADFGLARFFSKSRQLDYTNRVITIWYRPPELLLGETRYGPAVDVWSAACVYVEMFTKKAVFPGEGGEISQLDKLYNALGTPTRAEWPDIVEMPWFELMRPAERKQRIFEEQYGTVLSPAALDLVSNIFQYDPAKRPTAEEVLAHPYFVSEEPKPQQAFEYVFFFSLSIYSLVLVTNHFLRLEKIEGDWHEFESKALRKEKDREARRAAEYQKEKRKAASSVSQAERDPKRVKPDFGGEHPPAPAPADV, encoded by the exons GAGTCCGGTGTTGAGAGACGAGTGGAGCGCCGCCAACAACGCCAGTGATCACGACAGACAAAGGCCTCGACACTCTCGTCCTTACAACCGTGATAGGGGCAGGGACAAACATCGGGATCGAGACCGTCCTCCCCGGCCCAAATACGGCGGATCAAATCGTCCGTTACGGTCGCCGCCACCCTCGCGTGCATTTGGTCGTCCCGGCCGCGAAGGGCCTCACAAACCTCGCGATTTGCCTATAGATACACCGAGAGCTCGTTCCCCTGGTCCGTCAGAAAGTGGAAGGAACATAGGTTTTCGTCGTTTCTCGCAGTCTTCAACAGATCATCTGGATTACCGTCCGTGGGAAGCCGAAAAGGAACCCCGAAGAGACGACTCCCCATCGGCACCACCGCCGTCAAAACGCAAAAGGACGCGGAGTCCATCGCCTGGTCGCCCTCCACACCGTCCTCCCCATCCTCCGCGCCATCCTCGTCAACACCGCAAACACGGCCAGGGTTTTGACCGAGGCTCTTTTCCCCCGAAACGTGGACGTTTCCCAGGTCGCGGTAGAGGCGGTCGTGGGCCACCTAGACGAGGGAAAGACCGGCGTCGGAACGATTTTGGACGCGTCGGTTCTCCAGCGAGAGATTCGTTGTCCCCCGGCCGTGGAAGAGATTCTTTTTCACCACCACCTCGTAGGTGGTCACGCAGCCCCCATCCGGAGGACGATTTTGAAAGAGATTTCCGTCATCGATCTGTGTCCCGTCATTCAGCCCGATCTGTAAATTCTAAGGTCTCGACGCTTTCTCACCGTGATTCTAGAGGCGACCTGGAAATGAATTCGACCAGGCCAATGCGGTCTAACTTTGACTCCGCCAGAtcgccttctccttcccGGTCAGGTATCGACGCGGACGACGCCAGTGTTTCTGGTGACGGTGATGCTCCACGCTCCCGAACTTTCAAGCCACTTGTTGGCACCAGACACTTTGAGACATCACCGCAATACACAACGTCAAATTCCCCTCGCCCTACGTCTCCGTACTCGTCGGGTCGGGGCTCATGGGGTGGACAACCTCCATATAATGGACAGCAGGG GCGGTCTCCTCCATCTCAACAGAATAgctatcctcctcccccgacTGGTCCGCGGAATCAGCAAATTTCTTACAGCAGGCCCCCGAGTCAATCACCATATCATGGTGGCCACTCTGGATACCGCGGTGGTTACCAGAATCAAGGCCGTCGCTTTTCTGGATCTAACGGTGGGCCTTCTCCCCGTGGTCGAGGTCAATTTGACGACCTCCAGTgggctccaacacatccccGAAATTGGAACGGTCCTCATAGCCCGCACACAGCGTCCGGTCAACCGTCACAAagtccaccaccaccgcccccGCCAGATGATCGAAACTCTCCCCGTTTCAAAGAAGGTGGCCATCCTTTCCAACCAGTGAGCAGAGATCATCCACTAGAAACTGAAGGGCCAAAGCCCACTCCAGAACAGAATGATACCCAAAGGATGCCACCACCTGGACCACATCCCACCAATGCACCTACCGGCCCAAGCAAAGGCGGCAAAATTAGCTTTGCTTTCAAAGCAAAACCTACACCAGCTCCTGTGCCCAAGCCAGTCCCGGATCTTGCCCAGAGAATGCAGCCTCGGGAACCTCCACGGATTGCTGAACCTCCGCCGCCTCGCAGGATGATGTCTGGACCACCACCCAGGTTTAAGCCTGATCCACGATTTGATCGTCGTGGAGGACGTGATCGAGATAGGGACCGTGATCGTGATCGCGATAGGGGTAGACACGACCGACGTGATTTCCGTGAGTCCCGCGGAGGATTTCGTGAACCCAGGGGTGGCCGACGAGGAGATGATCGTCGGTTCGATCGTTTTGATAGAAGGCGAGGAGACAAACGGCCGGACTTCCGTCCTGGACGCCGCAGGACACGCTCCCCTGACCGTGATCGAGGTTGGGgacccgagccagagccaggatTCGAGCgggagccagagccagagccagagccagagccggAACCGGAACCGGAACCGAGGAAGCAAGTCAAGATCATGACCCGACCGAAGCCACGCCCTACTTTGCCCGAAGAGTTTGCCCAATCCGACTCTGTATATTATCGAAAACCTGGGAATGAATCAGTCATTGGTGCAGGCACCTACGGAAAGGTTTTCAAGGCTATCCACATTTATACCCAGCAAAAGGtggcattgaagaagattCGAATGGAAGGTGAAAAGGATGGATTCCCTGTCACGGCTGTGCGTGAGATCAAACTGCTCCAACATCTACGAAGCCACAATGTGGTTAGTTTGCTTGAGGTCATGGTTGAACGCAACGAGTGCTTCATGGTGTTCGAATATCTTGCCCATGATCTCACTGGTCTGATCAACCATCCTACATTTACGCTCACCGCTGCCCACAAGAAGGATCTAGCCAAGCAAATGTTCGAAGGTCTCAATTACCTTCACCATCGCGGTGTTCTCCATCGTGATATTAAAGCCGCGaacatcctcatcagcaACACGGGCTTGTTGAAATACGCAGACTTTGGTCTTGCCCGGTTCTTCTCCAAAAGCCGCCAACTTGATTACACAAACCGCGTGATTACGATCTGGTATCGACCACCCGAGCTTTTATTGGGGGAAACCCGCTACGGGCCGGCGGTAGACGTCTGGAGTGCGGCTTGCGTGTATGTTGAGATGTTCACGAAGAAGGCCGTCTTCCCTGGCGAAGGAGGTGAGATCAGCCAACTCGACAAACTTTATAATGCCCTTGGTACGCCAACCCGGGCGGAATGGCCTGATATTGTGGAGATGCCTTGGTTCGAATTGATGCGACCGGCAGAGCGCAAGCAGAGGATTTTTGAGGAACAATATGGCACCGTTCTAAGTCCCGCCGCCCTGGATCTGGTGTCCAATATCTTCCAGTATGATCCAGCGAAACGGCCCACTGCTGAGGAAGTATTGGCACATCCTTACTTTGTGTCTGAGGAACCAAAGCCTCAGCAAGCCTTTGAGTatgtctttttcttttctttgtctaTTTATTCACTGGTTCTTGTTACTAACCACTTCCTCAGGTTGGAGAAAATCGAAGGCGACTGGCACGAATTCGAATCCAAGGCACTACGCAAGGAGAAAGACCGGGAAGCTCGTCGCGCAGCAGAATACCAGAAAGAGAAACGAAAGGCAGCCTCATCAGTGTCCCAGGCCGAGAGGGATCCGAAGCGTGTCAAGCCGGACTTTGGTGGAGAGcatccaccagcaccagcaccggcCGATGTTTAA